One Helianthus annuus cultivar XRQ/B chromosome 12, HanXRQr2.0-SUNRISE, whole genome shotgun sequence genomic region harbors:
- the LOC118485056 gene encoding uncharacterized protein LOC118485056 translates to MVEAVLLRKKLSGGSVTKLSVSSVPKTVTKEDIRHAFEEHGQVEVALVKNKRTGLQQDIMGRTTTNISKGRGRGVDRSSGEQGRSQGSVLGSSDTIGLKSNQQHTLMSSPSEGSDGDDVSLCRVASTKEVGRLIRILIVAVR, encoded by the exons ATGGTGGAGGCAGTTTTGCTAAGAAAAAAACTATCTGGAGGCAGTGTTACGAAACTTTCTGTTAGTTCTGTTCCAAAGACCGTCACTAAAGAGGAT ATCCGGCATGCTTTTGAAGAACATGGACAAGTTGAGGTTGCTTTGGTCAAAAATAAGAGAACAGGGCTGCAACAAG ATATCATGGGACGTACTACGACAAATATCAGCAAGGGTCGTGGCCGAGGTGTTGATCGAAGTAGTGGTGAGCAAGGTCGTAGTCAAGGAAGTGTTCTAGGTAGTAGTGATACCATTGGACTAAAGTCAAATCAGCAGCATACTTTGATGTCTTCTCCCAGTGAGGGTAGTGATGGTGATGATGTGTCTTTGTGTCGTGTTGCTTCTACAAAGGAAGTAGGCCGTTTGATAAGGATCTTGATTGTAGCAGTTCGGTAG